The following are from one region of the Pseudorasbora parva isolate DD20220531a chromosome 12, ASM2467924v1, whole genome shotgun sequence genome:
- the dnajc6 gene encoding auxilin isoform X5, translating to MDSSGPPSPDMDGNYGGGLLDMVKGGAGKFFSNIKDNLKDTIKDTSTKVLNQVATYTKGELDIAYITSRIIVMSYPAETVEMGYRNHTEDIRSFLDSQHADHYTVFNLSQRNYRGAKFSNRVSECNWSSRQAPSLHNLFAVCKNMYNWLKQNPKNVCVITCSDGRAPSGVLVCAMFCFCHLFANPVPAMHLLSAKRPGSGLWPSHRRYIGYVCSLVSEKPTVPHSKPLVIKAVTMSPVPCFNKQRSGCRPFCDVLIGETKIFSTAQEYERMREHRIQEGKVVFPVGVSAQGDVVISVYHMRSHALQAKVTNTQIFQIQFHTGFIAPGTTILKFMKTELDACDSPEKYPQLFHVLLDIEVESTEKQKDLTPPWEQFPTKDLSPNVLFSCHQEHQDALAVADPAQGHGSCGGRVGPNEESEPSDDEMLSLSSQQSNTSNEKSKTPKKPEAQPAAAPFQTAEEVDLLGLDGDAAKLPPSSPQPPTNSTTTDLLGDLFGAPPTPQPASGPNSAQSTPRRSAPSSSPCPSPRSGGTFDPFGSGPAPAPASKPQDFMGAFLGPGNMGQPDPFLHAARSPSPTMQNMGMGRSSPVPPATPSVNIQQQNSTGAWEWNKPAPAGTGFGMGSKSASTSPTSSVHGTPTHQAKPNTLDPFADLGNLGASLGGGGSGFSSKPTTPTGSGGAFPPMGSPQRPAPSPQHTASGGWHPSTGFPSWQPGGGAQWQPPHQGAQHQTPPKAPGPSMPHTSPQNRPNYNVSFSTMGGASPGATGAKAQPNMGTRPKVSAANFDDLLSGQGFAGSKEKKGPKTIAEMRKEEMAKEMDPERLKILEWIEGKERNIRALLSTMHTVLWEGENRWKPVGMADLVTPEQVKKVYRKAVLVVHPDKATGQPYEQYAKMIFMELNDAWSEFDSQGQKALY from the exons ATGGACAGCTCAG GCCCTCCGTCTCCAGATATGGATGGAAACTATGGAGGGGGACTTCTGGATATGGTGAAAGGAGGTGCTGGAAAGTTCTTCAGCAACATCAAGGACAACCTCAAAGACACCATCAAAGACACCTCTACCAAGGTTTTGAACCAAGTGGCCAC ATATACAAAAGGAGAGTTGGACATTGCTTATATCACCTCACGTATTATCG TGATGTCATATCCTGCTGAGACGGTAGAGATGGGCTACAGGAACCACACAGAGGATATCCGTTCATTTCTGGACTCACAACATGCCGACCACTACACTGTTTTCAACCTGTCACAGAGGAACTATCGAGGGGCCAAGTTCTCCAACAGA GTTTCTGAATGCAATTGGTCTTCCAGGCAGGCCCCAAGTCTTCACAACCTATTTGCCGTGTGTAAGAATATGTACAACTGGCTCAAGCAAAATCccaagaatgtgtgtgtgattaccTGTTCG GATGGCAGAGCTCCTTCGGGCGTGCTGGTCTGTGCCATGTTCTGTTTCTGCCACCTTTTTGCCAACCCGGTGCCAGCCATGCATCTTCTCAGCGCCAAGAGGCCTGGATCTGGCTTGTGGCCCTCCCATAGGAG gTACATAGGTTATGTATGCAGTTTAGTCTCAGAGAAGCCCACCGTACCCCACTCCAAACCGCTAGTCATTAAAGCCGTCACAATGAGTCCTGTTCCTTGCTTCAACAAACAGCGCAGTGGCTGTCGACCATTTTGTGATGTACTTATCGGTGAGACCAAGATATTTTCTACAGCTCAGGAGTATGAGAGAATGAG GGAACACAGGATTCAAGAGGGCAAAGTGGTCTTTCCTGTGGGAGTGAGTGCCCAAGGCGACGTGGTAATTTCAGTCTATCACATGCGCTCCCATGCACTTCAGGCCAAG GTAACAAACACCCAGATATTTCAGATTCAGTTCCATACTGGTTTCATCGCCCCCGGCACAACAATCTTAAAGTTTATGAA GACAGAGCTGGATGCCTGTGATTCTCCAGAGAAGTACCCGCAGCTGTTTCATGTTCTGTTAGACATCGAGGTTGAAAGCACAGAGAAGCAGAAAGATCTCACCCCACCGTGGGAGCAGTTCCCCACCAAAGACCTGAGCCCCAATGTGCTCTTCTCCTGTCATCAGGAACACCAGGATGCACTTGCTGTTGCAG ATCCTGCCCAGGGCCATGGGAGTTGCGGAGGCAGAGTGGGACCGAATGAGGAGAGTGAACCCTCAGATGATGAGATGCTCTCCCTTTCTAGTCAGCAGAGCAACACGAGCAATGAGAAATCAAAAACGCCTAAGAAGCCGGAGGCCCAGCCTGCAGCGGCCCCTTTTCAAACAGCTGAGGAAGTAGATCTGTTGGGTTTGGACGGTGACGCAGCTAAGCTTCCTCCATCCTCGCCACAACCTCCAACCAACAGCACCACCACAGACCTGCTTGGGGACCTGTTTGGAGCTCCGCCTACACCACAGCCGGCCAGCGGCCCCAACTCTGCTCAGTCCACCCCACGGAGATCTGCACCGTCCTCCTCACCCTGTCCATCACCTCGATCTGGAGGCA CTTTTGACCCGTTCGGGTCCGGGCCCGCACCCGCACCTGCCTCTAAGCCGCAGGACTTCATGGGGGCGTTCCTAGGTCCAGGTAATATGGGGCAGCCAGACCCCTTCCTGCATGCTGCACGGTCTCCGTCTCCCACAATGCAGAACATGGGTATGG GTCGTAGTTCACCTGTGCCACCCGCTACTCCCTCTGTCAACATCCAGCAGCAGAACTCTACGGGAGCATGGGAATGGAACAAACCAGCACCTGCAG GTACAGGTTTTGGGATGGGAAGTAAGTCCGCCAGCACTAGTCCAACCAGCTCAGTTCATGGTACTCCCACCCACCAGgccaaacccaacactctggaccCTTTTGCAGATCTAGGTAACCTAGGAGCCAGTCTGGGAGGAG GTGGTTCGGGATTCTCCAGCAAACCCACCACACCTACTGGTAGTGGAGGAGCATTTCCACCCATGGGCTCCCCCCAGCGACCTGCTCCCTCTCCTCAACACACTGCCTCTGGAGGCTGGCATCCCAGCACAGGCTTTCCCTCATGGCAGCCCGGAGGTGGGGCTCAATGGCAGCCGCCGCACCAGGGTGCTCAACACCAGACCCCACCTAAAGCACCAGGACCCTCTATGCCCCACACTTCACCTCAGAACAGACCCAACTACAACGTCAGCTTCTCCACCATGGGTGGAGCATCGCCAGGAGCCACTGGAGCAAAAGCACAGCCTAACATGG GAACCAGACCAAAGGTTTCTGCTGCTAACTTTGATGACCTACTCTCAGGCCAGGGCTTTGCTGGCTCAAAGGAGAAGAAAGGGCCAAAAACAATAGCAGAAATGAGAAAAGAGGAGATGGCGAAAGAAATGGACCCAGAGAGACTCAAG ATTCTGGAATGGATTGAGGGGAAAGAGAGGAACATCAGAGCGTTGCTGTCCACCATGCACACGGTGCTTTGGGAGGGGGAGAACCGCTGGAAACCTGTAGGCATGGCTGACCTTGTCACACCAGAGCAGGTGAAGAAGGTCTACCGTAAAGCTGTGCTGGTAGTACACCCTGACAAG
- the dnajc6 gene encoding auxilin isoform X1 codes for MSLLGGYKKKSSYDGYESLQLVDSSGEFCTGGRSGGGSSGLTAVTLGSVKTGPARQDDYSTMDSSGPPSPDMDGNYGGGLLDMVKGGAGKFFSNIKDNLKDTIKDTSTKVLNQVATYTKGELDIAYITSRIIVMSYPAETVEMGYRNHTEDIRSFLDSQHADHYTVFNLSQRNYRGAKFSNRVSECNWSSRQAPSLHNLFAVCKNMYNWLKQNPKNVCVITCSDGRAPSGVLVCAMFCFCHLFANPVPAMHLLSAKRPGSGLWPSHRRYIGYVCSLVSEKPTVPHSKPLVIKAVTMSPVPCFNKQRSGCRPFCDVLIGETKIFSTAQEYERMREHRIQEGKVVFPVGVSAQGDVVISVYHMRSHALQAKVTNTQIFQIQFHTGFIAPGTTILKFMKTELDACDSPEKYPQLFHVLLDIEVESTEKQKDLTPPWEQFPTKDLSPNVLFSCHQEHQDALAVADPAQGHGSCGGRVGPNEESEPSDDEMLSLSSQQSNTSNEKSKTPKKPEAQPAAAPFQTAEEVDLLGLDGDAAKLPPSSPQPPTNSTTTDLLGDLFGAPPTPQPASGPNSAQSTPRRSAPSSSPCPSPRSGGTFDPFGSGPAPAPASKPQDFMGAFLGPGNMGQPDPFLHAARSPSPTMQNMGMGRSSPVPPATPSVNIQQQNSTGAWEWNKPAPAGTGFGMGSKSASTSPTSSVHGTPTHQAKPNTLDPFADLGNLGASLGGGGSGFSSKPTTPTGSGGAFPPMGSPQRPAPSPQHTASGGWHPSTGFPSWQPGGGAQWQPPHQGAQHQTPPKAPGPSMPHTSPQNRPNYNVSFSTMGGASPGATGAKAQPNMGTRPKVSAANFDDLLSGQGFAGSKEKKGPKTIAEMRKEEMAKEMDPERLKILEWIEGKERNIRALLSTMHTVLWEGENRWKPVGMADLVTPEQVKKVYRKAVLVVHPDKATGQPYEQYAKMIFMELNDAWSEFDSQGQKALY; via the exons ATGAGCCTGCTAGGTGGCTACAAGAAAAAGAGCAGTTATGATGGCTACGAATCTTTGCAGCTGGTCGATAGCAGCGGAGAATTCTGCACCGGGGGACGAAGCGGCGGCGGCAGCAGCGGTTTGACGGCAGTGACCCTCGGCAGCGTTAAGACAGGCCCCGCGCGACAGGACGACTACAGCACCATGGACAGCTCAG GCCCTCCGTCTCCAGATATGGATGGAAACTATGGAGGGGGACTTCTGGATATGGTGAAAGGAGGTGCTGGAAAGTTCTTCAGCAACATCAAGGACAACCTCAAAGACACCATCAAAGACACCTCTACCAAGGTTTTGAACCAAGTGGCCAC ATATACAAAAGGAGAGTTGGACATTGCTTATATCACCTCACGTATTATCG TGATGTCATATCCTGCTGAGACGGTAGAGATGGGCTACAGGAACCACACAGAGGATATCCGTTCATTTCTGGACTCACAACATGCCGACCACTACACTGTTTTCAACCTGTCACAGAGGAACTATCGAGGGGCCAAGTTCTCCAACAGA GTTTCTGAATGCAATTGGTCTTCCAGGCAGGCCCCAAGTCTTCACAACCTATTTGCCGTGTGTAAGAATATGTACAACTGGCTCAAGCAAAATCccaagaatgtgtgtgtgattaccTGTTCG GATGGCAGAGCTCCTTCGGGCGTGCTGGTCTGTGCCATGTTCTGTTTCTGCCACCTTTTTGCCAACCCGGTGCCAGCCATGCATCTTCTCAGCGCCAAGAGGCCTGGATCTGGCTTGTGGCCCTCCCATAGGAG gTACATAGGTTATGTATGCAGTTTAGTCTCAGAGAAGCCCACCGTACCCCACTCCAAACCGCTAGTCATTAAAGCCGTCACAATGAGTCCTGTTCCTTGCTTCAACAAACAGCGCAGTGGCTGTCGACCATTTTGTGATGTACTTATCGGTGAGACCAAGATATTTTCTACAGCTCAGGAGTATGAGAGAATGAG GGAACACAGGATTCAAGAGGGCAAAGTGGTCTTTCCTGTGGGAGTGAGTGCCCAAGGCGACGTGGTAATTTCAGTCTATCACATGCGCTCCCATGCACTTCAGGCCAAG GTAACAAACACCCAGATATTTCAGATTCAGTTCCATACTGGTTTCATCGCCCCCGGCACAACAATCTTAAAGTTTATGAA GACAGAGCTGGATGCCTGTGATTCTCCAGAGAAGTACCCGCAGCTGTTTCATGTTCTGTTAGACATCGAGGTTGAAAGCACAGAGAAGCAGAAAGATCTCACCCCACCGTGGGAGCAGTTCCCCACCAAAGACCTGAGCCCCAATGTGCTCTTCTCCTGTCATCAGGAACACCAGGATGCACTTGCTGTTGCAG ATCCTGCCCAGGGCCATGGGAGTTGCGGAGGCAGAGTGGGACCGAATGAGGAGAGTGAACCCTCAGATGATGAGATGCTCTCCCTTTCTAGTCAGCAGAGCAACACGAGCAATGAGAAATCAAAAACGCCTAAGAAGCCGGAGGCCCAGCCTGCAGCGGCCCCTTTTCAAACAGCTGAGGAAGTAGATCTGTTGGGTTTGGACGGTGACGCAGCTAAGCTTCCTCCATCCTCGCCACAACCTCCAACCAACAGCACCACCACAGACCTGCTTGGGGACCTGTTTGGAGCTCCGCCTACACCACAGCCGGCCAGCGGCCCCAACTCTGCTCAGTCCACCCCACGGAGATCTGCACCGTCCTCCTCACCCTGTCCATCACCTCGATCTGGAGGCA CTTTTGACCCGTTCGGGTCCGGGCCCGCACCCGCACCTGCCTCTAAGCCGCAGGACTTCATGGGGGCGTTCCTAGGTCCAGGTAATATGGGGCAGCCAGACCCCTTCCTGCATGCTGCACGGTCTCCGTCTCCCACAATGCAGAACATGGGTATGG GTCGTAGTTCACCTGTGCCACCCGCTACTCCCTCTGTCAACATCCAGCAGCAGAACTCTACGGGAGCATGGGAATGGAACAAACCAGCACCTGCAG GTACAGGTTTTGGGATGGGAAGTAAGTCCGCCAGCACTAGTCCAACCAGCTCAGTTCATGGTACTCCCACCCACCAGgccaaacccaacactctggaccCTTTTGCAGATCTAGGTAACCTAGGAGCCAGTCTGGGAGGAG GTGGTTCGGGATTCTCCAGCAAACCCACCACACCTACTGGTAGTGGAGGAGCATTTCCACCCATGGGCTCCCCCCAGCGACCTGCTCCCTCTCCTCAACACACTGCCTCTGGAGGCTGGCATCCCAGCACAGGCTTTCCCTCATGGCAGCCCGGAGGTGGGGCTCAATGGCAGCCGCCGCACCAGGGTGCTCAACACCAGACCCCACCTAAAGCACCAGGACCCTCTATGCCCCACACTTCACCTCAGAACAGACCCAACTACAACGTCAGCTTCTCCACCATGGGTGGAGCATCGCCAGGAGCCACTGGAGCAAAAGCACAGCCTAACATGG GAACCAGACCAAAGGTTTCTGCTGCTAACTTTGATGACCTACTCTCAGGCCAGGGCTTTGCTGGCTCAAAGGAGAAGAAAGGGCCAAAAACAATAGCAGAAATGAGAAAAGAGGAGATGGCGAAAGAAATGGACCCAGAGAGACTCAAG ATTCTGGAATGGATTGAGGGGAAAGAGAGGAACATCAGAGCGTTGCTGTCCACCATGCACACGGTGCTTTGGGAGGGGGAGAACCGCTGGAAACCTGTAGGCATGGCTGACCTTGTCACACCAGAGCAGGTGAAGAAGGTCTACCGTAAAGCTGTGCTGGTAGTACACCCTGACAAG
- the dnajc6 gene encoding auxilin isoform X4 produces the protein MSLLGGYKKKSSYDGYESLQLVDSSGEFCTGGRSGGGSSGLTAVTLGSVKTGPARQDDYSTMDSSGPPSPDMDGNYGGGLLDMVKGGAGKFFSNIKDNLKDTIKDTSTKVLNQVATYTKGELDIAYITSRIIVMSYPAETVEMGYRNHTEDIRSFLDSQHADHYTVFNLSQRNYRGAKFSNRVSECNWSSRQAPSLHNLFAVCKNMYNWLKQNPKNVCVITCSDGRAPSGVLVCAMFCFCHLFANPVPAMHLLSAKRPGSGLWPSHRRYIGYVCSLVSEKPTVPHSKPLVIKAVTMSPVPCFNKQRSGCRPFCDVLIGETKIFSTAQEYERMREHRIQEGKVVFPVGVSAQGDVVISVYHMRSHALQAKVTNTQIFQIQFHTGFIAPGTTILKFMKTELDACDSPEKYPQLFHVLLDIEVESTEKQKDLTPPWEQFPTKDLSPNVLFSCHQEHQDALAVADPAQGHGSCGGRVGPNEESEPSDDEMLSLSSQQSNTSNEKSKTPKKPEAQPAAAPFQTAEEVDLLGLDGDAAKLPPSSPQPPTNSTTTDLLGDLFGAPPTPQPASGPNSAQSTPRRSAPSSSPCPSPRSGGTFDPFGSGPAPAPASKPQDFMGAFLGPGRSSPVPPATPSVNIQQQNSTGAWEWNKPAPAGTGFGMGSKSASTSPTSSVHGTPTHQAKPNTLDPFADLGNLGASLGGGGSGFSSKPTTPTGSGGAFPPMGSPQRPAPSPQHTASGGWHPSTGFPSWQPGGGAQWQPPHQGAQHQTPPKAPGPSMPHTSPQNRPNYNVSFSTMGGASPGATGAKAQPNMGTRPKVSAANFDDLLSGQGFAGSKEKKGPKTIAEMRKEEMAKEMDPERLKILEWIEGKERNIRALLSTMHTVLWEGENRWKPVGMADLVTPEQVKKVYRKAVLVVHPDKATGQPYEQYAKMIFMELNDAWSEFDSQGQKALY, from the exons ATGAGCCTGCTAGGTGGCTACAAGAAAAAGAGCAGTTATGATGGCTACGAATCTTTGCAGCTGGTCGATAGCAGCGGAGAATTCTGCACCGGGGGACGAAGCGGCGGCGGCAGCAGCGGTTTGACGGCAGTGACCCTCGGCAGCGTTAAGACAGGCCCCGCGCGACAGGACGACTACAGCACCATGGACAGCTCAG GCCCTCCGTCTCCAGATATGGATGGAAACTATGGAGGGGGACTTCTGGATATGGTGAAAGGAGGTGCTGGAAAGTTCTTCAGCAACATCAAGGACAACCTCAAAGACACCATCAAAGACACCTCTACCAAGGTTTTGAACCAAGTGGCCAC ATATACAAAAGGAGAGTTGGACATTGCTTATATCACCTCACGTATTATCG TGATGTCATATCCTGCTGAGACGGTAGAGATGGGCTACAGGAACCACACAGAGGATATCCGTTCATTTCTGGACTCACAACATGCCGACCACTACACTGTTTTCAACCTGTCACAGAGGAACTATCGAGGGGCCAAGTTCTCCAACAGA GTTTCTGAATGCAATTGGTCTTCCAGGCAGGCCCCAAGTCTTCACAACCTATTTGCCGTGTGTAAGAATATGTACAACTGGCTCAAGCAAAATCccaagaatgtgtgtgtgattaccTGTTCG GATGGCAGAGCTCCTTCGGGCGTGCTGGTCTGTGCCATGTTCTGTTTCTGCCACCTTTTTGCCAACCCGGTGCCAGCCATGCATCTTCTCAGCGCCAAGAGGCCTGGATCTGGCTTGTGGCCCTCCCATAGGAG gTACATAGGTTATGTATGCAGTTTAGTCTCAGAGAAGCCCACCGTACCCCACTCCAAACCGCTAGTCATTAAAGCCGTCACAATGAGTCCTGTTCCTTGCTTCAACAAACAGCGCAGTGGCTGTCGACCATTTTGTGATGTACTTATCGGTGAGACCAAGATATTTTCTACAGCTCAGGAGTATGAGAGAATGAG GGAACACAGGATTCAAGAGGGCAAAGTGGTCTTTCCTGTGGGAGTGAGTGCCCAAGGCGACGTGGTAATTTCAGTCTATCACATGCGCTCCCATGCACTTCAGGCCAAG GTAACAAACACCCAGATATTTCAGATTCAGTTCCATACTGGTTTCATCGCCCCCGGCACAACAATCTTAAAGTTTATGAA GACAGAGCTGGATGCCTGTGATTCTCCAGAGAAGTACCCGCAGCTGTTTCATGTTCTGTTAGACATCGAGGTTGAAAGCACAGAGAAGCAGAAAGATCTCACCCCACCGTGGGAGCAGTTCCCCACCAAAGACCTGAGCCCCAATGTGCTCTTCTCCTGTCATCAGGAACACCAGGATGCACTTGCTGTTGCAG ATCCTGCCCAGGGCCATGGGAGTTGCGGAGGCAGAGTGGGACCGAATGAGGAGAGTGAACCCTCAGATGATGAGATGCTCTCCCTTTCTAGTCAGCAGAGCAACACGAGCAATGAGAAATCAAAAACGCCTAAGAAGCCGGAGGCCCAGCCTGCAGCGGCCCCTTTTCAAACAGCTGAGGAAGTAGATCTGTTGGGTTTGGACGGTGACGCAGCTAAGCTTCCTCCATCCTCGCCACAACCTCCAACCAACAGCACCACCACAGACCTGCTTGGGGACCTGTTTGGAGCTCCGCCTACACCACAGCCGGCCAGCGGCCCCAACTCTGCTCAGTCCACCCCACGGAGATCTGCACCGTCCTCCTCACCCTGTCCATCACCTCGATCTGGAGGCA CTTTTGACCCGTTCGGGTCCGGGCCCGCACCCGCACCTGCCTCTAAGCCGCAGGACTTCATGGGGGCGTTCCTAGGTCCAG GTCGTAGTTCACCTGTGCCACCCGCTACTCCCTCTGTCAACATCCAGCAGCAGAACTCTACGGGAGCATGGGAATGGAACAAACCAGCACCTGCAG GTACAGGTTTTGGGATGGGAAGTAAGTCCGCCAGCACTAGTCCAACCAGCTCAGTTCATGGTACTCCCACCCACCAGgccaaacccaacactctggaccCTTTTGCAGATCTAGGTAACCTAGGAGCCAGTCTGGGAGGAG GTGGTTCGGGATTCTCCAGCAAACCCACCACACCTACTGGTAGTGGAGGAGCATTTCCACCCATGGGCTCCCCCCAGCGACCTGCTCCCTCTCCTCAACACACTGCCTCTGGAGGCTGGCATCCCAGCACAGGCTTTCCCTCATGGCAGCCCGGAGGTGGGGCTCAATGGCAGCCGCCGCACCAGGGTGCTCAACACCAGACCCCACCTAAAGCACCAGGACCCTCTATGCCCCACACTTCACCTCAGAACAGACCCAACTACAACGTCAGCTTCTCCACCATGGGTGGAGCATCGCCAGGAGCCACTGGAGCAAAAGCACAGCCTAACATGG GAACCAGACCAAAGGTTTCTGCTGCTAACTTTGATGACCTACTCTCAGGCCAGGGCTTTGCTGGCTCAAAGGAGAAGAAAGGGCCAAAAACAATAGCAGAAATGAGAAAAGAGGAGATGGCGAAAGAAATGGACCCAGAGAGACTCAAG ATTCTGGAATGGATTGAGGGGAAAGAGAGGAACATCAGAGCGTTGCTGTCCACCATGCACACGGTGCTTTGGGAGGGGGAGAACCGCTGGAAACCTGTAGGCATGGCTGACCTTGTCACACCAGAGCAGGTGAAGAAGGTCTACCGTAAAGCTGTGCTGGTAGTACACCCTGACAAG
- the dnajc6 gene encoding auxilin isoform X2 yields the protein MSLLGGYKKKSSYDGYESLQLVDSSGEFCTGGRSGGGSSGLTAVTLGSVKTGPARQDDYSTMDSSGPPSPDMDGNYGGGLLDMVKGGAGKFFSNIKDNLKDTIKDTSTKVLNQVATYTKGELDIAYITSRIIVMSYPAETVEMGYRNHTEDIRSFLDSQHADHYTVFNLSQRNYRGAKFSNRVSECNWSSRQAPSLHNLFAVCKNMYNWLKQNPKNVCVITCSDGRAPSGVLVCAMFCFCHLFANPVPAMHLLSAKRPGSGLWPSHRRYIGYVCSLVSEKPTVPHSKPLVIKAVTMSPVPCFNKQRSGCRPFCDVLIGETKIFSTAQEYERMREHRIQEGKVVFPVGVSAQGDVVISVYHMRSHALQAKVTNTQIFQIQFHTGFIAPGTTILKFMKTELDACDSPEKYPQLFHVLLDIEVESTEKQKDLTPPWEQFPTKDLSPNVLFSCHQEHQDALAVADPAQGHGSCGGRVGPNEESEPSDDEMLSLSSQQSNTSNEKSKTPKKPEAQPAAAPFQTAEEVDLLGLDGDAAKLPPSSPQPPTNSTTTDLLGDLFGAPPTPQPASGPNSAQSTPRRSAPSSSPCPSPRSGGTFDPFGSGPAPAPASKPQDFMGAFLGPGNMGQPDPFLHAARSPSPTMQNMGRSSPVPPATPSVNIQQQNSTGAWEWNKPAPAGTGFGMGSKSASTSPTSSVHGTPTHQAKPNTLDPFADLGNLGASLGGGGSGFSSKPTTPTGSGGAFPPMGSPQRPAPSPQHTASGGWHPSTGFPSWQPGGGAQWQPPHQGAQHQTPPKAPGPSMPHTSPQNRPNYNVSFSTMGGASPGATGAKAQPNMGTRPKVSAANFDDLLSGQGFAGSKEKKGPKTIAEMRKEEMAKEMDPERLKILEWIEGKERNIRALLSTMHTVLWEGENRWKPVGMADLVTPEQVKKVYRKAVLVVHPDKATGQPYEQYAKMIFMELNDAWSEFDSQGQKALY from the exons ATGAGCCTGCTAGGTGGCTACAAGAAAAAGAGCAGTTATGATGGCTACGAATCTTTGCAGCTGGTCGATAGCAGCGGAGAATTCTGCACCGGGGGACGAAGCGGCGGCGGCAGCAGCGGTTTGACGGCAGTGACCCTCGGCAGCGTTAAGACAGGCCCCGCGCGACAGGACGACTACAGCACCATGGACAGCTCAG GCCCTCCGTCTCCAGATATGGATGGAAACTATGGAGGGGGACTTCTGGATATGGTGAAAGGAGGTGCTGGAAAGTTCTTCAGCAACATCAAGGACAACCTCAAAGACACCATCAAAGACACCTCTACCAAGGTTTTGAACCAAGTGGCCAC ATATACAAAAGGAGAGTTGGACATTGCTTATATCACCTCACGTATTATCG TGATGTCATATCCTGCTGAGACGGTAGAGATGGGCTACAGGAACCACACAGAGGATATCCGTTCATTTCTGGACTCACAACATGCCGACCACTACACTGTTTTCAACCTGTCACAGAGGAACTATCGAGGGGCCAAGTTCTCCAACAGA GTTTCTGAATGCAATTGGTCTTCCAGGCAGGCCCCAAGTCTTCACAACCTATTTGCCGTGTGTAAGAATATGTACAACTGGCTCAAGCAAAATCccaagaatgtgtgtgtgattaccTGTTCG GATGGCAGAGCTCCTTCGGGCGTGCTGGTCTGTGCCATGTTCTGTTTCTGCCACCTTTTTGCCAACCCGGTGCCAGCCATGCATCTTCTCAGCGCCAAGAGGCCTGGATCTGGCTTGTGGCCCTCCCATAGGAG gTACATAGGTTATGTATGCAGTTTAGTCTCAGAGAAGCCCACCGTACCCCACTCCAAACCGCTAGTCATTAAAGCCGTCACAATGAGTCCTGTTCCTTGCTTCAACAAACAGCGCAGTGGCTGTCGACCATTTTGTGATGTACTTATCGGTGAGACCAAGATATTTTCTACAGCTCAGGAGTATGAGAGAATGAG GGAACACAGGATTCAAGAGGGCAAAGTGGTCTTTCCTGTGGGAGTGAGTGCCCAAGGCGACGTGGTAATTTCAGTCTATCACATGCGCTCCCATGCACTTCAGGCCAAG GTAACAAACACCCAGATATTTCAGATTCAGTTCCATACTGGTTTCATCGCCCCCGGCACAACAATCTTAAAGTTTATGAA GACAGAGCTGGATGCCTGTGATTCTCCAGAGAAGTACCCGCAGCTGTTTCATGTTCTGTTAGACATCGAGGTTGAAAGCACAGAGAAGCAGAAAGATCTCACCCCACCGTGGGAGCAGTTCCCCACCAAAGACCTGAGCCCCAATGTGCTCTTCTCCTGTCATCAGGAACACCAGGATGCACTTGCTGTTGCAG ATCCTGCCCAGGGCCATGGGAGTTGCGGAGGCAGAGTGGGACCGAATGAGGAGAGTGAACCCTCAGATGATGAGATGCTCTCCCTTTCTAGTCAGCAGAGCAACACGAGCAATGAGAAATCAAAAACGCCTAAGAAGCCGGAGGCCCAGCCTGCAGCGGCCCCTTTTCAAACAGCTGAGGAAGTAGATCTGTTGGGTTTGGACGGTGACGCAGCTAAGCTTCCTCCATCCTCGCCACAACCTCCAACCAACAGCACCACCACAGACCTGCTTGGGGACCTGTTTGGAGCTCCGCCTACACCACAGCCGGCCAGCGGCCCCAACTCTGCTCAGTCCACCCCACGGAGATCTGCACCGTCCTCCTCACCCTGTCCATCACCTCGATCTGGAGGCA CTTTTGACCCGTTCGGGTCCGGGCCCGCACCCGCACCTGCCTCTAAGCCGCAGGACTTCATGGGGGCGTTCCTAGGTCCAGGTAATATGGGGCAGCCAGACCCCTTCCTGCATGCTGCACGGTCTCCGTCTCCCACAATGCAGAACATGG GTCGTAGTTCACCTGTGCCACCCGCTACTCCCTCTGTCAACATCCAGCAGCAGAACTCTACGGGAGCATGGGAATGGAACAAACCAGCACCTGCAG GTACAGGTTTTGGGATGGGAAGTAAGTCCGCCAGCACTAGTCCAACCAGCTCAGTTCATGGTACTCCCACCCACCAGgccaaacccaacactctggaccCTTTTGCAGATCTAGGTAACCTAGGAGCCAGTCTGGGAGGAG GTGGTTCGGGATTCTCCAGCAAACCCACCACACCTACTGGTAGTGGAGGAGCATTTCCACCCATGGGCTCCCCCCAGCGACCTGCTCCCTCTCCTCAACACACTGCCTCTGGAGGCTGGCATCCCAGCACAGGCTTTCCCTCATGGCAGCCCGGAGGTGGGGCTCAATGGCAGCCGCCGCACCAGGGTGCTCAACACCAGACCCCACCTAAAGCACCAGGACCCTCTATGCCCCACACTTCACCTCAGAACAGACCCAACTACAACGTCAGCTTCTCCACCATGGGTGGAGCATCGCCAGGAGCCACTGGAGCAAAAGCACAGCCTAACATGG GAACCAGACCAAAGGTTTCTGCTGCTAACTTTGATGACCTACTCTCAGGCCAGGGCTTTGCTGGCTCAAAGGAGAAGAAAGGGCCAAAAACAATAGCAGAAATGAGAAAAGAGGAGATGGCGAAAGAAATGGACCCAGAGAGACTCAAG ATTCTGGAATGGATTGAGGGGAAAGAGAGGAACATCAGAGCGTTGCTGTCCACCATGCACACGGTGCTTTGGGAGGGGGAGAACCGCTGGAAACCTGTAGGCATGGCTGACCTTGTCACACCAGAGCAGGTGAAGAAGGTCTACCGTAAAGCTGTGCTGGTAGTACACCCTGACAAG